The genomic DNA ttattataaaaataaaatattatcgaccaaatataaatttaactaatagaaaattaaatattacagTACAAATCTAACTTTGATCAtatatagaaaattaaatattatcggtCAAATGACTAGTAAAAAAATTATACATtatcaatcaaataaatttgaccaataaataattaaatattacaacaaaatttaaatttagtcagtaaaaaattaaatattacttgtataaaaattaaattttacttataaaaattacGATAAATAAATTTGGCCAGTAAATTACTTATTAAATTTAACTAccttcaataaaaaaaattaaatattgttGACCAAATCTAATTTTGACTTATAGAAAATTGTACATTACCAACCAAATATATttggttaataaaaaattaaatattttcagttaaatctaattttaattagTAAAAAGTTAATTATTATCTACCAAATCAAACTTGGGTAAATTAACATTCAAATTACTAGCCAAATTTAATTTTAgccaataaaaaattaaaattgtctgtcaaaataaattttgactgataattataattatttacgACTAAAatgaatttaattgataattttaaatgtttacgGATCAAAATGAATTTAACTGATAATTCTAAATATTTACGGATCAAATTCAAttcagacaaaaaaaaaaatactgataAATCTAACTTTTCCCGTAGTTATAATTAGCATGACAAACAAAGTATATTTCATAGCTTGAGAGTTGTGTAAGCACTTTgccattataaaatatttctcctGAAGAATAAGAGAGGGAAACTTTACAAGTATTAATAATTTTGCACTTGCACTCTCTAGCTCCAAGAAGGAAGAGGATAAAAACCTGTAATGTCTAGATAAATGGCTTCTCAGTCCATCTTAAAAGTGATTATATATTTAAACAATCAAAGCAAACTAGCCTATCCAAAAGAAATTTTTCACAATGATTACTAATAAGTGTTAGGTCCTTTGACGGTGGTTAAAGAGGATAAATAATCTTGTTGAAATGAAACACTTTTCTCattttttacagcatgattaaaaTAGAtaattgcataaaagaaataaaaaaattgattaaaaagaAGAGATACAAAATAATTATTTGGTTTATAATCAGGGGATTATTAATCCCAGGAAGTTGGAAGTTCACTAaaagtctccttcaggtggagaaacctGTTATAACAGTTAAAGCATTCACACGGTAATAGAATAAATAAagaaatcaattacaagtgttgtatcTAGCTACTGGGATCATGTCTATATTTATAGTTCTAATCGGGTTACCTGAAAGGGTTCCAGACGCCTAGACATGGATAGAATTTTATTCCCGTCGCATCGGATTGCGCCATGTTGCATTTCGATAATATTTCTGGTCTTGGCGCACGGACCGGGTTAATTCGGCCCTTGCTGGGTGAGGCGCCCAGGTTATCCAGGCACCTGAACCGTGAGTCAACATtcggttgactttttggtccttGCTCTTGCTCTAGTTCCGCTCGCTtgagtccgggtcttccgctccggctttgcTCACTTGAGTGATTTCGTCCATTTGGAATAGGTATCATCCGAACTTATTTTtcgatcttctcgagcaaccttctgctccgacttcttgTCCTGGAAAACACCGCGCGTTTCCTACTCGTTCGCCACTGTACTCTTCCATAGTTCCTTGTCTCTCAGACGCTCTatgcccgtcgactctctctcgtaccgtccttctcgctagctgcgtcttttactcgacgtcctgtgctcctaagttcttgtatacttagatacaaggatatcaaaatataacaagacctaacttactTAGTTAATCATATTAAAATTACCATGAGGTACTTACAATGAGTAGCTCAACTAAGTATATTATGACAACAAACTTGGATGAATTGTTTAAATTGAtatttcatatatagatacggaTTAGAACTATAAAACATAGAACAACAACATGCTCTCCGACAGTGGTGGATTCAGAAATTCAAATATAGATGGACGATTTTCCATCGGTGGAATCTCATAATACTAGAAGTTGCACCGCCGATAAAGGGAGCATCCCCCAATTGGAGCCGTCCCTGTTCTCCAGCGCTTAGACTGGATATGAGAAAATATGAACTGGAAAACCTGTGATTAATTTACATTGAATCTTATTAGTCTACTGTAATCTTTTTACAACTTGTTTTGAAATGCAAAATTTTATGGAATTAGAATTCTTTTTCTAACATTAATTGGTGAGGCATATCTCCGTCTGACAACAAAATATGTGAATTAAAACATGAGAATTGGGATTAGAATTCCTAAAAGCTCTTCTCTAATATTGATTTGAGATTCATTTCCATCAGGAATAAGTTCCATACAATTGATAGGCGGCTAGCAAAAACAGAAAGATATACGAGAAGGTAAATAATATTCTGTTGATTCAAAGTTAATACAACTTTAGGGGAGtaagcaaaaaaaaattataaagatgAATTAAACTACTTGGCCACTAATAGCATAAGTTAAGCTTAACCAGTGAGGTCGATGCCCTCCTGATGAATACCCATCAGTGGAGGTGATGTACACTAATCCTCCCTTCCTGACCGTGGCATCCCTTTGAACGAGGAATCGCTTCGAAAGAAATCAATTCTAATGAAATCATTGCTTATCACACCGGGGTTGTAGCTCAGTTGGTAGAGCGCTCGCTTAGCATGCGAGAGGTACGGGGATCGATACCCCGCATCTCCAAAACTTTTTTTAAACGATGAATCGATTAAAAAGAAATCAATTAAATGAAATCATTACTTATCACACCGGGGATCTAGCTCAGATGGTAGGGCGCTCGCTTAGCATGCGAAGGTAAGGGGATCGGTACCCCGCATCTCCAAAACTTTTTTTAAACGATGAATCGATTAAAAAGAAATCAATTAAATGAAATCATTACTTATCACACCGGGGATCTAGCTCAGATGGTAGGACGCTCGCTTAGCATGCGAAGGTACGGGGATCGATACCCCGCAtctccaaattttttttaaaattttctccacTGCCGCGCCAAATGGCAAGTTGATCCTTGTTTATAATTATGGGCCGGCCGTTTCGATTAGTCTGGCCCAAATGGCGTGACTGGCATCTCAAAATACACAataaaaatgagaaaaatataTTAATCGTCGACAGCAGGGTTCGAACCTGCGCGGGCAAAGCCCAACAGATTTCAAGTCTGTCTCCTTAACCACTCGGACATATCGACGATGACACTTTTCTTCATTTAATTTACTATATGTTTTACATTTAGTTCctatataatttattttgaagcaagtttaagatTTAACGAAATTGTTTTGTAAATATATAGTAGCGAAAAAATTTCCCTTCTCAAAGTCTATCTTATTCTTATTGTATTAAGTGTCCACTGAAATGAGGCTCTGGCAAAGTATAACTAAAAACTAAGGCTGTCTAACATAATTTCCCTATCTTTTTTGTTGTCCAAGAAAACAAAGCCACAGGGACCTTTTACCTCAGGCATGACTCCAAACATCAAATGCACATGCACTTGTGTGTTTAAAAGTGACAACATTAAAAACTATCATGATTTCAAGTGGCCTTGCCTTACTACAAAGGAAAGCTTCGTGATGATGAGACAGACCTGTTCCCCATACTAACTGATTAAGTTGTAAACTCCTAGATAAACTTGTCATTTCCCTATTTCCCTTTCACGATTTATGAATGACAGTTAATGTCTGCATGCTTGATTGCTTTCGACTGTAGTTTAGACGACCTCTTAATATCAAGTAAGCGCCTCTAATCCTCGCATTAATGGAATATTTATCATTATTCATTGAATCAGAGGTGGAGCAATTAATCAAAAGAACACATGCCATGATTAAGTGGGTTCTGCAACAGTTACTGCCTTCACTGCTTCACAATTGTAAGAGTACTGCAGCTCCTTAGTCAGTACCGTGCCCACGGATCATTATGCTTCAGCACGCACGGGGCTCCACCAATTAGCACATTACATGGTATCTATTCTAACAAATTTTAGGATTAATTTTTAAGTGATACAAAATATTTCATTATTAGTCTTATTTTTTCATGCAAAGGACCATTACGTTATGATAAAATATATTTCATAATTTATCTACTTATATTTTATCTTGGAACTGATGATACTGAATCACTTGGAGGAAAGATATCAATTTTTACTCCAATATAAATTCCCATAGGATACGGGCAATAGCAGAATGCCCATGTAATATCAATTTTGACAACAATCTaatgtcaaaattttaaaattctccatatataattatcttaaataagatttgaattttaataattagggAGTCGGTCTCAAATCTTCCTATGCATTGAAGCAATAAAGATGAATTTAAAGTATGTTATCACTCaaaccataaggatggacttAATTGGGGGTTATTTTGTACTTTTTGCCCATacaaattttaaagtatttttaaaaataaattttaaaatattgatattaaaagtatcttttaatttattattattattattattattattattattaaaatgtgCCTCTACAATTACAGCACGACTCGTTCTCCGAGTTGAATGTCCCCTCACAGCAGCCCCAGCGGCGTCCGCATATCCATCCGCCTTGTAGTTCGTCGGAGTAGGCTAAGTTAACTAGAGATGATCTCCGGCGGCGCTGGCGGTGGCTCCTTCCTCCTCCAAATCAAGGAAGACGACAAGTTCTGCGCCAGGTTGCTCTCCAAGGAGACCTCCCTCGCCAACTCCTCCTTCCGAGTGTACTACGGCGTGGCGGCCGCCGGATCCGTGCCTTTCCGGTGGGAATCCCGGCCAGGGACGCCCAAGCACACCACCTCCGCCGCCGTCCTCCCTCCGCTCACTCCTCCCCCTTGCTACCACTTCTCCAGTCCCAGGAGCAGGATCAGGTCGGCCAAGAAACCGGCGGGCTCTAAatccagcttcttgtccctcccCAGGCTCCTCGCTCTCAAGAAGGCCACCGTCGGCGGCGGCCCGGCACCCTCCATGTCCCCTTCCTCCTCCCTGTCgctgtcctcctcctcctccttcctctcatcCTCATCCTCTTACTCGCCGCGCTCCGACCACCACCGACGGCCCTCCGGCGACGACGAGGCAGAGTTCTCCGGCGGAGGGTCCCTCGCCTCGACCCTCTGCTTCGGGATGCGAATTTTCCTGGCGAAGAAGAACGCGCTGGCGCAATCCACCGGCTGATCAAATCATCATACACCTCATCAGCGTCGACCTCGCCTGAGCGATTAATCTTGTGGCACAATCAGTATCGTAAAGCATGAACGAAAGGGCTCTTCTCTTGATAGTTGTATTTGTAAGAGAAAATACTTAATTACTCTCAAATCCAACTGCCAACTACTATATATCAAATATGAATGAAGAGCTTCTTCATATACATAATGCATGTCCGATTCACAGTCTCTTGCTCCATGATCAGCCATTAGTGCTCATCGAGAATGATTATAATTCGAACTGTTTTACGGATGCAACTTCCGGGATGTGGATCTCTGTCTAGAGGAGAAAGGAAAGACGGTCAATATTTTGAATCTTTAATTAGACCGGCAAATTTTCGAAAAGGATGAATCACAATGGAGAGACCTTTTTCAGGTCTCTTTCAAAGAAATCGTGTCAAGTTTTCATATACAGATTGCGATAGGTTGGAGAAATTGCGAtaggaaggagaaaaagaaaaggcaacaataaaaaatttcaaatgtGTGGTTATTGTTCTGACCCAATAGTGTTGATGGCGGCTGATTAGCACACTCTCTGACCATCTTTGATAAGGAGGGTGAGAGGATCTGAAAAGCAGATCAAAGAGTTAGAATGGTATCGAAGGAGTTAAAAGAGTTAGAGTTTCATGAAAACATGAAAACTAGagcaggaaaaaaaaaaacaaaaaaagagtTTAATGGAGCCAAAAAGAGTTCAGGATCCTCTTACACTCACCTTCTCTAGAGATTATATGGCTGTTAGAAGGGTATCTCCATATCAAACATTACATTCTCCTTCACTATCTCGTATGAGCTAGTGAAATCACCAGATCGCATCTTCACATCAGACTTTGCATTCTCCTTCATCATTCTTCATTCATTGAGTGTCATGTGTTTAAAGGAGAGTATCCAGGAGACCAGATCAAATAACCACTTGACCACCTCTCCATTCATCCGGTGTCATATATTCTAGAATATTCGCAGTTGTTGTCTGCATCTCCTAAGAAAATCAATCTCATCAATGAGTCAGTTACACTGTCTCCTTATCCACACACCTCTCACGTATTTTTAGTGGACCAACGTAAGTTGTAGGGCTGATTTGAGGATGAGGAAAGGAGGTTGATATCGAGTGGCTTGAAGTTGAGGTCAAAGCAGGGAGAATGTCGGGATCTAAGGCTAAGACCAGGATGTTATCTTCAACTGAGGCTACTTGACCAACTCTCCCTTCATCCGGTGCCACGTGTTTCAGAATATCCATAGTCATTGTCCACATCTCTTGAGAAAAACGACTTCATCAATGAGATGGTTACATTGTCTCCTTCTCCACACGCCCCCCACGTATTTTCAGCGGGCCACCATAGGGTGTAGGTCTGATTCGAGGATGAGGAAATGAGGTCAATGTTGGATTGAAGTTGAGGTCAAAGCAGGGAGGATGTTGAGATTTGAGGTCGAGATCTGGACGATGTCGGTGACTGAAGCCAAGCCAGGGGCGATGTTAGTGACTAAAACTACAGCATGGAGGATGTCAAGATCTAAGGCTGAGACCGGAACGATGTTGGAGACTGAGGTCGAGCTAGGGGTGATGTTGACAACTAAGATAGAGACATGGAGGATGTCGAGATCTGAGGCTAAGACATGAAGGATATCGGTGACTGAGATCGAGACTGGGATGATATCAGTGACTGAGGCTGAGCCATGGATGATATCAAGATCTAAGGCTAAGGCAGGAACAAAGTTGGTGGCTGGGGCCAAGTTCGGGATGATGTCGACGGTTGAAGCCAAGACGTAATAGCTAACTTGTCCTTGGTCAAATTCGAATCTTTGGGATGAGTGTATTAAACAGGTTCGATTATACTTGAGTCCCTTCTAGGCTGGGTTTGATACCTTGTGAGTCATGTCTATCTACCTTGACTTTAACTGCCAGCTGTACGACTTTTGATTAAATGGAACACATAAGAGCTGTAAAATTCCACTACATCAGTAATCTTTCAGGTTATTTGGGTGAAAGCCCTCTTTGGATACCAATTAAGTCTGTGACATTATTTTCTAAATGTCAGGAAACTGTCGAAGAAGAATCTGTCAAAAAAAAAACACCAAGAGAGATAGTGATAGAGAGGTGAGTTGTGAGATCATTAATTAGTGCAGTTGGGAAGAGATAGGTGGGCCCAAGCACACTTCTTTGACATAAATGGATTCAGCTTCCAACAATCTGCAAACAGGTGTCTCTCTATCAGGATTGTGTTCATGGATATCATTAATTGCACCTTTTTTTGTAGGGGCTTTACAGTAGGCTTTCCTGGAGGTTCATGAGCTTCAGTTGGGAGGGTTTTGCAAGTGCATACTTGGTTTCATGATGAGTCTTGAAACAACACATGGGACTAGATAGGAACTTTTCAGACACGGCTAGAGTGgagttcttggcttcttgctgtttTCACTCTGCTTGAAGCCTTCTTGATGGTCCATGAGTGCTGTGGCTATCATTTTCACTCTGCTTGAAGCCTTCTTGAGGGATGTGAATATGATAAATCATCGTTCAGAATTGTATTCTTTGGATGTgcaagcaaataaaactaagaaacaaaactaaaaatcGATCTCCCTAATAATTTCCTAACAATATTTAGAAGATCATAAAaataaaaggtaattaactaagaccacctaaaaataaaaaataatcatgaatacaatccctacaataatcaataagaatGATGATCTCATCCATTTGAGCAATTAAGAAAGATTCAAGCCCACGAGGTAAATGTaactattctaactctcacattCAAACATGGATGGAAATGGAACTCACTCAATGATACTCACAACACTTCACTGCTATAGGCTTACTCATTTTCTAATTCTCTATCACCATAAATACATAGCatgcatgaatcaaaaggatttattaaGAAATGGAATAGGGTCAAAAGAACTAAGGCTacatttggttgggtgtaatgtaatctaacttgtaatgtaatcaaatttgtaatgtaatgtaatgtaatcttgattacattactacgtttggtaatgtaatgtatgtaatctttgattacaaaggtgattacattcttttgtttggtgtccattattttttataaggaatgtaattcatattattataaaatgacaaaaatatcctgtgacCTCTATCGGCGGTCGCCACACCTCTGCCACAATTTGCGGTAGCCATCGGCTACCAACGGCCAGCGATCGGCGGTCgccggcgaccggcggcggccggcgaccggcggcggccgacgaccggcggcggccggcgaccggcggcggccggcgaccggcgaccggcggcggccgACGACGAAGGTCGGCTACCGGTGGCGGGCGGCGGTCGACaacagactaggggtatattcggcatttaaactttggtgaaacaatgacctcgtaatgtaatcggattacatagcatttgctttgtaatccagattacaaatcttcactaccttttgtaatccagattacattacattacaacttttaaatcaaaccaaacaaaataatcgactttgtaatgtaatctggattacattacaaggtagatCACAGGCTACCAAACGCAGCCTAAGTGAAGCAATTAACATGGCTAAGAGAAAATAGATCAAAGAGTAAATGAGAGTATTGGATAAATATACCTGATGAGTTAATCAATTTGATATCTATGGATGAATGTCTCCACATGAACTTTATCATGACTGGAGTTTCAACCTTATACACTCTTTACAAAACACTTCATTGAGTGAGAAATGATGTTCTTCAATGACCTCTAATTTGCTTGTACTTAGATGTCCAACGATCTCTTCCCTACTGTTTGTTATCCCTTTGAAGAATTTTCCTCAACATTTCTTGCTTCAAAATCTCAGAAACTTTGAAACCTTGTACTATATTCTGTCAGCTCTCAATCACAGCAGCAAAGTTGAGACATTAGTGGTTGGTGGGCTATCTAATGCATGTGTCTGATAAGGCTGCACAAACAGGGCAAGCAAAGAGAATCCAAAGATCTCGGGAAACTGTAACATTCGCTGGCACACAACAGACCATGTTGATACAAATTTTCAGATTTCGTTTCTGTAAATTCTGCAAAATTCCAGCAATTCAACAGTTTGTGAACATTCACAACTCCTTTCTCTGAACTCATCATTTTCTGGTTTCGCTCTTGCATAATGCTACTCAGCTTTGTAAGATGCATTCTCATTTGCTTCAGCCTAAACAGAATACCTATGCACCGAATTCAGCTTCTGATAACAGCCTGAATTAGAAAAGTCAGAGTTGCACTTTTTCCAACTCAGTTGCCTGAAGGGAATTATTCCATTGCCATAGCAGTGTGGAGACATTGTCTACATTGGGAAACAGATCTTGCAGCAACTCGGCAGCTGGCAGTCTAATTCTCTAGCTGAAACTCCTTTGAGTCTGCCACATCATTCCAGAAAAGGACTGTTTGAAAACTTTCAACATCTGAATGTGAATCTCTTTGCCCagaatctgatttctgaattcaGGTACCAGGGGTTGACATGTTCTTAATCACAGGATCTTGGGAAGAAGAGAACAACTAATTTTTGCAGCTCAACTTCTAGAAATCCAATTCTGATTCAATTCTTAAAGAACTTCAACAATTTGGAAAATCCAGAATTTAACTTCAGAGTTTCAGAATTGAGATTTCAAAGTAGTTTCAGCTTAGGTCCTAAAGGATTCAGCTTGGAAGTGAGTATCATTTAACATTAGAatgattaaaacttaaattcaaaactaTACCAATCAAGAATAGCATAAGGACTTGGCACAAAATCAGATTCTCACTGTTTCCTGCTAATTCAGTTTTCCGAATCCAATAGCAGGATCTCACTTGCAGCTTGTTGCAAGTTGTTGGAAGCTTACTTCTTGCACAAGTACGGGAAGACACTGAATTATGAACTTCTGGTCTGTCCATTGTGTTAGTGTGCTGAATATTTCTGGATTCTGAAATTACTGCACATATGAAGGGACAACTAAACAATCCAACAGCTAATCCCATTCCTGCATTTTCCCAGTTTCAGAAATCATCTTGTCATTTACTGTCTTCATACTAGATTCAAAAAGTCTGATTCAGAATTCAGATTCAAAGAAATCAGGGTtcttacttcttttttttttcagattcaaTCCTCATGAATTTCCCAGATTTTCAACCATTGAAACTTGAAAAGGGGAAAATACTATTTGTCAATGAGGAATTAAGGTATTTACTTGCACCATTTACTGATCAGAGGGTTACAAGAAAAATTGGACACACAATTGATACTCTAAATTCAAAACCCCTCCCtgtcctattttttttttcagccCAGCAATACAACAATGGAGTAACACTCAATTTGATTCAACTATTCATTAGCTCCCGGAATTTAACAACTATAACAGTCCTCTAAATTCCCAACCACAAAAATTTGCTTCAAAAGTCTGAATTCTTTAAACtatcttcccttttcttttaaccACACATATTGAGCCAATTGGAAGATGCACTCATGCTGCATTGGTAGAGAACTAACTCTAGTCCAATGTAGTCACAATAGCAAAAATAGCTCAGAATTCACATTTTGTCTCTGCAGCTCAAAAATTTCAgattcaaacttcttattctgATTTCAAAATGCCACTTCCAATCCATTTTCATTTCATCTCTattatgtttttgtttttttttattttactacCTGCAACATCACTCAACTCCTTATCATTCCATCTACAAGTGCCAACTTTTACAAGTCCCATCTCTCTTAATTGAGTACTGGAATTTTTCTCAAAGTCAAGAAACCAGAGATTGTGCCAATTGTTTCTTCTTGTGTTCATGGATATggcaaaaaaaaattacaagagagAACACCCACCATCAATGAGAATATTAACACCAGTTTCAACACAGTCAATTTCAGAATACAAACTGCACTGGACAGATTCTAAACGACAAATATCAATATCTATGGTCTTGAATGCAATGCAGTTTTTTTATACCagcatttttttttcaacttctgTTCATTCATCACAGCAGCATTCAAATCCTTACTTCACTTCAACAAGAGCAAGAAAAATCAGGGTGCATAAAAAATTCAGCTCCAAAATTCCACCAATTGAGATCAAAAACAAAGAAACTGAACCAATCTTCATGAACCATTGCCAAATCTTCAAGATTTCTGAACATATGCAAactctctcccccacacttaaaattttgtCCATCCCAACTCATCAAGAAATCAGCCAAAACTCTCAATGGAAGTAGGGCAAAGCAAATATGGTAGGAGATAAAAGTGTTGAGTGAGTTATTCAactagaatttaaaacaaaaaaatttcaaaggatGGGGAAAGAAATATCTTTTATCATGTTCATGCATGTGTATACTATTGTGATTTCataaagaagcaaagcaagtgcATATCacatgaaaaaataataataaagtataTACTCGAGGTGGTCCTCTCTAGACAATTTTggcaatcaaactcaattaatcaaaatagaatTCATCACCACGCTAACCAATAGCATGCAAGTAAAATattcaatcatgtcaaatgattTAGAACTTAGACGGTCAAATTTAAAGAACTTTTACTATTCTCAAAGTATTACTAAGAATGCATAAGGAGGTACTTATTCCGGTGATAGAGGAAGCTCCGGTGGCAGACGTAAGGTTTTAGAGGAAGTGGTCAGATCGCACGCGTTCCTCTGCTTCGTCTCCAAATTGCGATGCACTGGTGAAGATGATGGAACGTCGGAGCTAGATGGAGTGGATAGGGAAGGAAAATCCCTTAACCCCAAGGTGGTGGATGGAGCTCCGGCGATGATCAGCGGTGGAAGGTGGAAGACCTCACTGATCGCGCGCCTCCTCTGTTTTCTCGCAAATTCCTGTAGCAATTTGACGAACAAAAACAGACCGTAGACGGTGGAAATTAGGTTTTAGCCGGCATCTGATCCAACGGCTTTAATCACTCAGATCAGAATCTAAAGTTTCAGATGTTGATCACAGACTGTGACTTGAATGGATTATATTTTTGACTTACCTCTCTTCATATCTTAAATGGATGGTccaaattattctaaaatttaatttctcCATTTATATCTAAATTTGAGTTCAATTAGGTAATTAGGTATGATCTAATTTAGATCGTCCTTTATAACTATAAAGAATATATTAGAATATTAATATCATataagataatttataattaaatctaaaaataaatataatatatatatatatatatggacttGTGCACGTAGATCCGGATAGAACTCGGGATGTCTGGACTCATTTagcatttttttattttgaggtatattatatatatttaggatttaaaattttaggatttaagaattgaattataataaatttgagtTAATAAGTTTTTCCCTCTATTATTCATGCTTTCCTCTTAGTTTATAGTATTATAGGttaaaaatttttagatattcacgggatatattatatttatttagaatttaatattttaaaatttaggggTTGGTTATAGTGAAtttaagctaataagattttcGGATTCAGACTTCTCTTttgggttatagtgttcaagataaataattttgagataTGATATAGGCAGCGACTTTTTAACGCGACATACCATCGCGACCCAGTTGGCAGCCTTCGTGGCATCCTCCACTTCAGCACTCTCTCTCCCTCGCGACAAAGACTTCGCGTCAATATTTGCGGCCGAAAATTTTGACGCGCCCTAACTCCATCCTTCGCCTGCAAAACAGCAGAAGTCTCCAACCTCGCCCTAACTCCATCCTTCGCCAGCAAAAGTCTCCAACCTCGCGAAACCCTAACTTCTCCACCCTCTCGTTCTCTCTTTCTTGCCCAACCTCGCGTTCTCCCTTCCGTTCTCCACCCTCGCATTCTCGAAGAGATCTCTCTCGCGAAGCCCTAACTTTTGCTTGCTCCGTCTTCCCTGCAAGCCGAGCAAGCGGACGACTCGCCTTCTCGAAGATTGGAGCGAGAGCAGCAACCTTCGCGTTCTCGGACAAGGAGTGTGAAGCCCTAACTCCTCCAGCCGCAACcagccctaacttcttcttccCTGGTAAGCTTCTTTAGTGCGTTATCTTTTCTCTTTTCGGATATTGGGCGTCGTCCACTTGCTTGACCTCGCCCGTGACCTCCAGGCCAAGGGGACTACTCCCGAGCCCTAAACTACTTCACTCTGGTAATTCTATTCTTTTCCTGCTATGTGCTCCTTCTGTCCCTTTGGGGAAGCA from Zingiber officinale cultivar Zhangliang chromosome 4A, Zo_v1.1, whole genome shotgun sequence includes the following:
- the LOC121969126 gene encoding uncharacterized protein LOC121969126, yielding MISGGAGGGSFLLQIKEDDKFCARLLSKETSLANSSFRVYYGVAAAGSVPFRWESRPGTPKHTTSAAVLPPLTPPPCYHFSSPRSRIRSAKKPAGSKSSFLSLPRLLALKKATVGGGPAPSMSPSSSLSLSSSSSFLSSSSSYSPRSDHHRRPSGDDEAEFSGGGSLASTLCFGMRIFLAKKNALAQSTG